The genome window TTCGTATAAACTCTAAGCTTAGGGCTCATAAATAAATCTTGTATCATCTGTGCTATTTTTAAATCTTTAGAAGCAACTACTACTGTAGTAGGAATATCCCTTGCTACTTCTTCAGCATGAGATGGACCGGATAGTATTACATATGGATTTTGTGGCAATTCTTCTTCACATACTTGAGATAATCTAAGACCAGTACCTTTTTCGAGACCTTTTGCTACATTAACAATAATTTGTCCCTCTTTTATAAATGGTTTTATTTTTTTGCAAGTACTCCTTACGGCTTGTGATGGAACTGCTAAAACTATCACCTTACAATCTTTTATAGTTTCTTCTATATCAGTACTTATAGTTATATTATTGGGAAATAATACTCCTGGTAAATAGTCTGTATTTTCTTTAGTTCTGTTTATTTTTTTAGCTTGTTCTTCTTTTCGAGTCCACATGCCCACATCATTACCTTTTTTTGCAAGACCTAAAGCTAATGCACTTCCCCAGCTTCCAGTACCTAATACACATACTTTCTCCATGTTTAACACCACCTGAGTATAATAATATTTACTATTCTTTCTTTTGACCAATTTTTCTCTCTGTCCCATTTAATAATCGCTTTATATTTGCTCTGTGATTATATATTACTGATGCAGTTAAGAACAAAGCTACAATTAAACCAGCTTTATTTTTTACTATAAGCATAAATATTGGCGAACATCCTATTCCTACAACAGAGCCTAATGAAACATACTTTGTTATAGCTACCACCAATATAAATACTGCTAGACACATTAGCGTTATTACCGGATTTACAGCGAGCATTGCCCCTAACGAAGTTGCAACTCCTTTCCCACCTCTAAATCCTAAAACTGCTGGCCAATTATGACCTGCCACAACACATATAACTGCCAGATATCCAGCTAAAAGAGTATCTATACCAACCAATCTTGCTGCAAACTCTGATATTAAAACAGCAATTACACCTTTAAGAACATCACCTAAAAATGTCATTGCTCCTGCTCTTTTTCCAAGTGTCCTAAGTACATTTGTCGAACCTGCATTACCTGAACCTTGAGTCCTTATATCAACCCCTGCAATTCGCTTTGCAACTATGTATGAAGTCGATATATTGCCTAAAAGATATGCAACTACAGCAATAATTATATAACTAAATATCTCCACTGAATTTACCCCCTTTAGTTATATTTTAGATATTTATTTTTTATTCTTCTGTCTATACTCAAACTTTATGGAGGTTCCTTCAAAACCAAAATTTTCTCTTATCTTATTCTCAAGGTATCTTTGATATGAAAAGTGAGTTAAGTCCTTATCATTTATAAACAATGTAATTTTAGGAGGTCTAATGTCGGTTTGAGTTCCATAGTAAATTTTTAATCTTCTACCTTTGTCAGATGGTGGTTGGTTTAACATTACGGCTTCTCCAATTACTTCATTTAGTGCTGAAGTTGATATTCTCTTAGAATGTTCATTTGACACATACTCAACTGTATCCAATATCTTGTTCATTCTTTGATTAGTCTTTGCAGAAACAAATACTATTGGAGCATACATCATAAATGGAAATTTTTCTTTTATATCTTTTGTATAATTACTCATAGTCTTATTATCTTTCTCTATTAAATCCCATTTATTGATTACAAATATGCACCCTTTACCTTCATCATGTGCTATACCTGCAACTTTTGTATCTTGTTCTGTTACACCTTCTAGAGCATCTATTACTATCAACACCACATCTGCTCTATCTACAGCACTCATAGCTCTTATTACACTGTATTTTTCTATTGTCTCATATATTTTACTTTTTCTTCTAAGACCTGCTGTATCTATTAGAAGAAATTTCTGTCCATTCTTTTCAAAATAAGTATCAATTGCGTCCCTAGTAGTTCCTGCAATTGGACTTACAATTACTCTTTCTTCTCCAAGTATCTTATTAAGTATAGAACTTTTTCCTGCATTTGGTTTACCTGTTATAGCTACTCTTATTATATCTTCTTCATACTCTGTATCTAATCCTGCTGGAAAATTTTCAACTATCTCATCTAATAAATCTCCAAATCCCATACTATTGGCTCCTGAAACTGCAAAAGGCGTTCCAAATCCCAATTCATAAAAATCGTATATATTGTCAAATTGACTCTGACTATCAATCTTATTGACCACTAAGATTACTGGTTTTTTTGTCTTTCTAAGCAATTGTGCAATTTCTTTATCAGCAGATGTTATTCCAGCCTTACCATCAACTATAAAAAGTATTACATGTGACATGTCCATTGCAAGCATCGCTTGATTTCTCATTTGAGATAATATTATATCTTCGCTATCAGGTTCAATTCCTCCTGTATCTACTAATGTAAAATATTTATCTAACCATTCTACTTCAGCAAATATCCTATCTCTTGTAACTCCAGGTGTATTTTCAACTATTGATATCCTTTTTCCTGCAAATTTATTAAATATTGTAGACTTACCAACGTTTGGTCTCCCAACTACAGCTACAACTGGCCTGCTTATACTCATTTTATTTCTCCTTCCATCTTTTGTTTTCTATTTTAAGATTTTATCCACAAAGTCTTTTCCTTCATTCAAACATGGGATAATTTTTATTTTCATAAGTTCTTCTAACTGATTTAATTCAATATTATCTAAGAAAATTTCATCATCTGCTTTTAGCATACTTCTTGTTATATAAAGAGCTTCTCCTAATTCTTTATTTTCAAGTTGCTCTTTTAAATCTTTAGCTGTCAAAAGACCTGATACAGTTATTGTCTCTCCAAAAAATTTATTTTTTATTTCATATACATTTACTTGAAGATTTTTAAACTTGTCCATCATAGCATATGCCATACTTTGTATGAATTCATATGCAGAATGACCAGTAGCTATTGATACTTTCTTTTCCCTTTTAAGAATATCCTCAGACAATGTATTTAGATACTCTTCAATCTCTGTTTTTAACTTACGTATCATACCTACACCATCTTCAAACTGTAAAAAACCTTCATATTCTTCATATTCAGGCAATTCACTATTAGATAATATATAAAATTCATCTGATAAAAATGCAAATCGCGTACCTATTTTCTCAAGATATTTCTGTTGCATTTCATGTATTTGTTCTATAGTTTTACTTGCACCCTTATCATCAAATATATTTAATTCTACTAGATTTTCTCTATGCTTTGTAATCCCAACTGGAACTATAGCAACACTATTTACATACGGATAAAGTTGAGCTAATTCTTTTATCGTTCTATCCAATTCCTTTCCATCATTTATACCTGGACATAAAACAATTTGACAGTTCATTTCTATATGAGCATCTGCCAATCTCTCCATTATACCATATAATTTTCCTGCAAATTTATTGCTTATCATTTTTTGTCTTAATTCTGGATTAGTAGTATGCACAGATATATTTATAGGACTTATTCTATATTTAATGATATTATTTATATCTTCTTCACTCATATTTGTAAGTGTGACAAAATTTCCTTGTAAAAAAGATAATCTCGAATCATCATCTTTAAAATAAAGAGTTTCTCTCATACCTTCTGGCAATTGGTCTATAAAACAAAACATACACTTATTTCTACAGCTTTTAGCTTGGTCAATTATTGGATTTGTAAATTCAACACCCAAATCTTCGTCATAGTCTTTTTCTATCTCGTATATGTAGACTTCACCATCTTTTTTTTGTATTTCCACTTCTAAATATTCATCACTTAGTAAGAATCTATACTCTATTATATCATGTATTGGCTGTTCATTCACAGATATAAGTAAATCTCCTACTTCTATACCTATTTCTTCTGCAATACTATCTTTGTAAACCTTACTTATAATATTATTTATTTTTTTTACATTTACTTCCAATATTTTCACCACTCTTTTTATTTATCAAGGCTTATTATAATATATTTTTATATATAATTTGTTAATTTATTATATTTTGTAATAGCATTTTTAAGCATTTCATGTCATAATAACACATTTTAATTCTAATAGTCAATATAAGTAAATAGCTATAAAATAGATTAAAACAAATAATATTCAAATTTAAGTCTCTTAAAAATTTGAATATTATTTGTTATTAAAAATTTTATAATTTTAATGTTTTACTATGATTAACGTCCCATTTGTCATATCATGAACCATTCCACCTACACACTTTGACATGAGCATCGCCTTATTTTGTAAGTCTTTCTCATCATTTGCATAAAATATTGGACAACCTCCACCATTTTTCATATTCTTGTCCAGTGTAACTATAGCTAGGGTATATTCATTTAAACCTATATCCATTCCCATCTTATACACTTCCTTTCTTTTCTATTTTATATTTTTTTAGTGATAAGTTTTTTCCTTTAGAGCTTGAAAGTATTGGACATGACTTTACAGCTTCCATTACTTTTTCTACATTCTTATCCACTGGTAAATAAGCAATCATTATACTTTCATCCTCTTTATTCCTTCTAGGTAATGGTACAAATGAAGGTTCTCCATAATCTCCATATAAGCCTAACCTTGAATATATATTGTATACTATTGCCTGTCTTTGACCTGAATCAAATAATATTCCTGCATTAGCATAATCTTTATTTTTAGGAATTATTTGTATTCCTACACCTCTATTAATATATACTTCTCTATCACTTTTTAGACCTATATTTGTTATACCTTTTAACTCTCCTATCTTTAATATAGACTCGTCCACAAAACTAATCTCAGCAGGCATTACATCGGCTATATCTCCAATACTTTTTCTAGTAAGGAGTTTTTTTAGTATAAAAGCTAATAATAGCCCACAAATTGAGCTTATTACCAAACTCATACCTTCACTTATTTTTGTCTCTGAAAGTATTACATAATATAATCCTATTGTTAAAAAAGATGTAACTATACACATATAATTTCTTACTTCATAAGTTCTAGCTATCTCTTCTATGAAGGCAGCTCCTCTCTTTACAAGTTGAACTTCCTCTAAGTTTTGTAGTGTATTCCTTCTATTTGCTCTTACTTGTCTAAATTGCTCTGCTGCTAGAGACAAAAATGTTATAGATGTATAAGAACGGTTTATAAGAGCTGGAACCAACAATGCTCCTAATGAAGATGCAACAAAAGCTAATATAAGCTGAGATAATAAAACGTTTGGTTGTGTCGGGTACTGTTTCTTGTCTAAATTCAACATTATAACTCTAGATATAATACCAATAATAACTGCAATAAAAAATACTCTATCCATTAAATCACTCCTAAAATATTTAATTTAAAATATTACATTTAAATCTACAAAGTTTTTCTAGAAAAATCACTCTGTTTTCCTTTTGATGTCTCTATAATAGGTGTACTCTTCACTACATCTATCATGATGTCTATATCTTTAAGTATTGGTATATATGGTATAACTACAGTGCTTTTTTTTAAGTTAGTCTTAGATATAGCTACAATATCAACCTCATCTACATCTTTATCTATACCCATATGAATAAATAGATTATGTATTATAGCTTGTCTTTGTCCTAAATCATTTACTATTCCAAATGCACCTAAGTCTCTTGGTATAATTTCTATAGCTAAACATTCATTTCTATATCTTTCTCTTGTACTCTCTAAACCTATATTAGTTATTATTACTCCATTTACCATTAAAATAGGTCCTTCAAAACTTATTTTCGCAGGAACTATATCCGCTATATCTGCTATACTGTTTCTTCTTAAAAATCTTCTAAAAATTAACCCTACAAGAGCTCCTGACACAATAGCTAGTACTGTACAATAAAAAAAGCTAAGGTCATACTTTCTTGCAAAAACAATATAAACTATAGAAGATACTAGTGCAGAAAAGAGACTTATATAACTTCTAGATTCATACGTAGATGCTATTTCTTCCACATAAGCATCACCTTTTGGTACTAATTCTTCATTGTCGATATTCTTTAATGTTATTCTTTCTTGTTCTGCAAGACCTTGAAATTGTTGTATTGCTATTGCAAAAAATGTCAATGCTGCAAACTCCTTATCTATAAGTGCAGGCAACGCTATCGCACCTAATGAAGCTGAAAGCCCAGATATAATTATCTGTTCCAAATAATCTTGTGGTCTTGATGGGTATTGTTTGTCTGTAACTCTTAAAACTAATCCTCTACATAAAATTCCTACAACTAATGCAACTATAAAAGAGTGTCTAAATAAACTTGCATTCAATAAACTTTCTTCCATTTTCTCAGCTCCTTCTCTTATATAGTTTGTGCAAAAAACAAAAAAAATTCCCTTCTATTTAAGGAAATTTTTTTGTAATATTGTAACTATGAATTCGCTACCAATACCAAGTTCACTTTTTACTTTTATACATCCATTTAGCGATTTAACTATATGCTTTGTTATAGCCAATCCTAAACCCGTTCCTCCTACATCCCTACTTCTTGCTTTGTCTACCCTATAGAATCGTTCAAATATGCGTTCTACATCTTCTTTTGGTATCCCTACACCATTATCTATAACTTTAATTACTATTTTTTCTTCATCTTTTAACACTACAACTTGTACAATCCCATTATCCTGAGTATACTTTATAGCATTATCAACTAGGTTTAAAAACACTTGCTTTATATAATCTTTATTAGATAATATACTTATTGACTTATCATCACATTTATATAAAACTTCTATATTTTTTTCACTAGCTGAATGTTGAGTTATTTCATACACCTCTTTAAATACATCATATACTACAACATTTTCCATAAGAAGAGTATCTTTATTTTCTACAAATGATAATAATAATATATCATCAATCAATCTTTTTAATCTATCTGATTCACTTTCTATTATTTCTAAGAATCTATTTCTAGTATTCACATCTATATTTTCATTTGACTTTAGTGTTTCAACAAATCCACTTATAGATGTAAGAGGTGTTTTAAGTTCATGACTTACATTTGCAACAAAATCACTTCTCATATTTTCAAGCTTAACTTTTTTAGTAATATCTTCTATATTTACTATCGAACCTATTATTACATTGTTAGTATTTTGAAGATAAACTGGGTCTACTTTTATTTTATATACTATATCATCTTTAGTAGTAATATTGGCAGTTTCATTATCTTTAGAACCAATAAATCGAAGTATCTGTTTTAATATTTCTTCATCTTTTATTACAACATTGATGTTGTGACCTTCAACCAGCTGATTTGGTTCACTTTTTATCATTTCTTTTGCCTCATCATTTATCAGAAGTATATTTCCATTCACATCTATAGCCAGAATTCCATGAGATATACTCTTTAATATAGACCTTAACTGTAAATGCTTATATTGTACTTCTTCTAATGTCTTATCCATATTCTTTATCATATGATTAAAATTTCTAGCTAATTCTCCAAGTTCTCCTTTGGCTGATATATTAAGTCTAGCATGATATTCATTATTACTTACTTTTTTTGAGACGTATATAAATTCCTTTAAATATTTTCTTAACGTTATTGTATATCTCACAGCTAATATCACAATAGCTATAGACAACATAACAATAAAAAAATATATACTATTTAATTCTTCCACAAGATAACACTCCTAAAATATAACCTTTTTAATCTATTTTGTATCCTACACCTCTTATAGTCTCTATATATTTTTCTGATTTATCTTCATCTTCTATTTTTTTTCTTAAATATCTTATATGAACATCTACTGTTCTAGTTTCTCCATAGTATTCATACCCCCATATTTTATCCAATAGATAATTTCTTGAAAGTACTTTTCCTTTATTTTGAATTAATAATTTTAACAATTCAAATTCCTTAAGCGTTAACTCTATCTTTTCAGAACCTTTAGTAACTTCATGCTTTGATAAATCTAGTTTTAAATTACCTGTAGTAAGTATATTATTTTCTTCACCTAAGCTAGTCAAGTTATATCTTCTTAAAACAGAACTAATCCTAGCTAACAACTCTTTTATACTAAATGGCTTAGTTATATAGTCATCAGCACCTATTTCAAGCCCTTCAACCTTGTCATTTTCCATGTTCTTAGCAGTAAGCATTATAACAGGAATATTTTTTAAATCTTTGTCACTTCTTATTTTTCTCAAAACTTCTATTCCACTTATATTTGGTAACATCCAATCTAAAAGTATTAAATCTGGTTTAATTTCCTTAGCTTTTATAAACCCATCAAACCCATCATATGAATAACTAACTTCATAATTTGACACCTCCAAATTGAATTTTAATAGCTCAACTATATGCATTTCATCGTCTATAACAAGCACTTTAGTATTCATTAAAAAGCTCCTCTCTATTTTATCTGTAGTACCGTTCCTATTCGTTCTGATACCTTATTATGTTTTCTATAAGAGTGGAATTCATCTGCCCTACAACTAGTGCATAAATTTAAATTTATTATATTTTCTTTTTTAACTCCACTACATCTCAGCATATACTCATTAATTTTCCATAAATCTAAATAGTAACTTCCCTCTTTTATTATATAGAACTTTTCATCATTATTTGTAAGAATTGTGTTAAATTTTTCTACTAACTCCTCAGATACTTCATAACAGCAAGGTCCAATTGATGGTCCAATTATACATACTAAGTCTTCAGGAACTGTTTTATAACATTCAGACATTAATTTTATTGTTTTATGACCTATATTACTAAAAGTACCTCTCCAGCCTGCATGAACCAGTCCTATGGCTTTATTTTTAGCATCTATGATTGATATAGGTACACAATCTGCTGTAAACAATAAAAGTGGTACTTTTTCTAAGTTTGTTATAAGTGCATCTCCATCTATTCTTTTCCCTATAGTATCTTTATTGACTATGTTAACTATGTCTGAATGTATTTGAGAATTACTAGTTAAGTTTTCAAATGTTAAATCACATTCTTTGCATACTTTTAACATATCTTCTCTATTTTTTGCATCTATATTCTTACATGTTATAACCAGATTTATAGAATTTAATTTTTCATCAAGTTCTCTACAATTACCATTTAAATTAACATACTCTTTAATATCTTGTACATTTTTTATATTTATATAATCTTTCATCATTTGTCTCCTTTTTCTATCAATATACTTTTAAGTTCATTTACAAAAGTATTTATGTCTTTAAACTGTCTATACACAGAAGCAAATCTCACATAGGCAACTTCATCTAAATCTTTCAATTTATCCATTACCATCTCACCAATTTTTTTGGTTTCAATTTCTTCTATAAAACATTTATTTATTTCATTTTCAATATGTACAACAATACTTTCAATCTCTTCAATAGACACAGGTCTTTTTTCACATGCTTTTAATAACCCATATTTTATTTTTTCTCTATCAAAATACTCCCTGCTATTATCCTTTTTAATGACCATTAGAGGAGTTGTTTCTATTTTCTCATACGTAGTAAATCTCTTTTTGCATGATTCACATTCACGTCTTCTTCTGATAGATTTTAAATCTGTATGTCTAGAATCTATTACCTTTGATTCTTTATAATTACAATAAGGACATTGCATCCATATTCCTCCTTTGTTTAACTATATCTCAAACTCATCTAAGCTTAATTCTGAACCTATATTTACTATTATTGTATCACAACCTATTTTAAGTATATCATTCCAAAATATAACTTCTTCATCCCCTCCTCTTGAAAAAAAACTTCTATTTCCATCTCCAAAAATGGTAAATGAGACTACTTTACCTTCATGAATATCCATATCTATGTCTATTATAAATCCCATCCTTTTTCCATTTTTTACATTTATAATTTCTTTTTCCATTATATCAGAAACTCTAATCATATTATACTCACCCTTTCTTTAAAAATAAATATGTATTAAAGTAAAAAAAAATGACCTATATAGGTCATTTAAATTAAAATAATGTTTACAGTCCATGGATTACTTATACATATTTTCTCATATTTTTTAAAGCATTCTTTTCAATTCTTGATACTTGTGCTTGAGATATACCGATTTCATCAGCAACTTCTATCTGAGTTCTTCCTTTGTAAAACCTTAAATCTAACACCAACTTCTCTCTACTATTTAATTTCTTAATAGCTTCTTTAAGTGATATTTCTTGCAACCAATTTTCATCAGTATCTTTTTTATCTTGAACCTGATCCATAACGAATATTGCATCTCCATTGTCTTGATATACTGGATCAAATAAAGATATCGGGTCTTGTATGGCATCAAGTGCCATTACAACTGACTCTACTTCTAATTCTAATTCTTTTGCTATTTCTGATACT of Clostridioides sp. ES-S-0054-01 contains these proteins:
- a CDS encoding YlmC/YmxH family sporulation protein, which translates into the protein MIRVSDIMEKEIINVKNGKRMGFIIDIDMDIHEGKVVSFTIFGDGNRSFFSRGGDEEVIFWNDILKIGCDTIIVNIGSELSLDEFEI
- a CDS encoding NAD(P)H-dependent glycerol-3-phosphate dehydrogenase encodes the protein MEKVCVLGTGSWGSALALGLAKKGNDVGMWTRKEEQAKKINRTKENTDYLPGVLFPNNITISTDIEETIKDCKVIVLAVPSQAVRSTCKKIKPFIKEGQIIVNVAKGLEKGTGLRLSQVCEEELPQNPYVILSGPSHAEEVARDIPTTVVVASKDLKIAQMIQDLFMSPKLRVYTNPDIVGVELGGALKNIIAFGAGICDGLGYGDNAKAALMTRGISEMSRLGIAMGANMSTFAGLSGIGDLIVTCTSMHSRNRRAGILIGQGMSLEDTLKEVKMVVEGITATEVAHDIAEKLNIDMPITNAIYSVIKNGSNSKEVGIELMMRSKKHEMEEVVLGDDI
- a CDS encoding YIEGIA family protein, whose product is MDRVFFIAVIIGIISRVIMLNLDKKQYPTQPNVLLSQLILAFVASSLGALLVPALINRSYTSITFLSLAAEQFRQVRANRRNTLQNLEEVQLVKRGAAFIEEIARTYEVRNYMCIVTSFLTIGLYYVILSETKISEGMSLVISSICGLLLAFILKKLLTRKSIGDIADVMPAEISFVDESILKIGELKGITNIGLKSDREVYINRGVGIQIIPKNKDYANAGILFDSGQRQAIVYNIYSRLGLYGDYGEPSFVPLPRRNKEDESIMIAYLPVDKNVEKVMEAVKSCPILSSSKGKNLSLKKYKIEKKGSV
- the nrdR gene encoding transcriptional repressor NrdR; the protein is MQCPYCNYKESKVIDSRHTDLKSIRRRRECESCKKRFTTYEKIETTPLMVIKKDNSREYFDREKIKYGLLKACEKRPVSIEEIESIVVHIENEINKCFIEEIETKKIGEMVMDKLKDLDEVAYVRFASVYRQFKDINTFVNELKSILIEKGDK
- the plsY gene encoding glycerol-3-phosphate 1-O-acyltransferase PlsY, with amino-acid sequence MEIFSYIIIAVVAYLLGNISTSYIVAKRIAGVDIRTQGSGNAGSTNVLRTLGKRAGAMTFLGDVLKGVIAVLISEFAARLVGIDTLLAGYLAVICVVAGHNWPAVLGFRGGKGVATSLGAMLAVNPVITLMCLAVFILVVAITKYVSLGSVVGIGCSPIFMLIVKNKAGLIVALFLTASVIYNHRANIKRLLNGTERKIGQKKE
- a CDS encoding ATP-binding protein; the encoded protein is MEELNSIYFFIVMLSIAIVILAVRYTITLRKYLKEFIYVSKKVSNNEYHARLNISAKGELGELARNFNHMIKNMDKTLEEVQYKHLQLRSILKSISHGILAIDVNGNILLINDEAKEMIKSEPNQLVEGHNINVVIKDEEILKQILRFIGSKDNETANITTKDDIVYKIKVDPVYLQNTNNVIIGSIVNIEDITKKVKLENMRSDFVANVSHELKTPLTSISGFVETLKSNENIDVNTRNRFLEIIESESDRLKRLIDDILLLSFVENKDTLLMENVVVYDVFKEVYEITQHSASEKNIEVLYKCDDKSISILSNKDYIKQVFLNLVDNAIKYTQDNGIVQVVVLKDEEKIVIKVIDNGVGIPKEDVERIFERFYRVDKARSRDVGGTGLGLAITKHIVKSLNGCIKVKSELGIGSEFIVTILQKNFLK
- a CDS encoding response regulator transcription factor — translated: MNTKVLVIDDEMHIVELLKFNLEVSNYEVSYSYDGFDGFIKAKEIKPDLILLDWMLPNISGIEVLRKIRSDKDLKNIPVIMLTAKNMENDKVEGLEIGADDYITKPFSIKELLARISSVLRRYNLTSLGEENNILTTGNLKLDLSKHEVTKGSEKIELTLKEFELLKLLIQNKGKVLSRNYLLDKIWGYEYYGETRTVDVHIRYLRKKIEDEDKSEKYIETIRGVGYKID
- a CDS encoding YIEGIA family protein, translating into MEESLLNASLFRHSFIVALVVGILCRGLVLRVTDKQYPSRPQDYLEQIIISGLSASLGAIALPALIDKEFAALTFFAIAIQQFQGLAEQERITLKNIDNEELVPKGDAYVEEIASTYESRSYISLFSALVSSIVYIVFARKYDLSFFYCTVLAIVSGALVGLIFRRFLRRNSIADIADIVPAKISFEGPILMVNGVIITNIGLESTRERYRNECLAIEIIPRDLGAFGIVNDLGQRQAIIHNLFIHMGIDKDVDEVDIVAISKTNLKKSTVVIPYIPILKDIDIMIDVVKSTPIIETSKGKQSDFSRKTL
- the der gene encoding ribosome biogenesis GTPase Der → MSRPVVAVVGRPNVGKSTIFNKFAGKRISIVENTPGVTRDRIFAEVEWLDKYFTLVDTGGIEPDSEDIILSQMRNQAMLAMDMSHVILFIVDGKAGITSADKEIAQLLRKTKKPVILVVNKIDSQSQFDNIYDFYELGFGTPFAVSGANSMGFGDLLDEIVENFPAGLDTEYEEDIIRVAITGKPNAGKSSILNKILGEERVIVSPIAGTTRDAIDTYFEKNGQKFLLIDTAGLRRKSKIYETIEKYSVIRAMSAVDRADVVLIVIDALEGVTEQDTKVAGIAHDEGKGCIFVINKWDLIEKDNKTMSNYTKDIKEKFPFMMYAPIVFVSAKTNQRMNKILDTVEYVSNEHSKRISTSALNEVIGEAVMLNQPPSDKGRRLKIYYGTQTDIRPPKITLFINDKDLTHFSYQRYLENKIRENFGFEGTSIKFEYRQKNKK
- the pgeF gene encoding peptidoglycan editing factor PgeF, whose translation is MMKDYINIKNVQDIKEYVNLNGNCRELDEKLNSINLVITCKNIDAKNREDMLKVCKECDLTFENLTSNSQIHSDIVNIVNKDTIGKRIDGDALITNLEKVPLLLFTADCVPISIIDAKNKAIGLVHAGWRGTFSNIGHKTIKLMSECYKTVPEDLVCIIGPSIGPCCYEVSEELVEKFNTILTNNDEKFYIIKEGSYYLDLWKINEYMLRCSGVKKENIINLNLCTSCRADEFHSYRKHNKVSERIGTVLQIK
- a CDS encoding DUF512 domain-containing protein — its product is MEVNVKKINNIISKVYKDSIAEEIGIEVGDLLISVNEQPIHDIIEYRFLLSDEYLEVEIQKKDGEVYIYEIEKDYDEDLGVEFTNPIIDQAKSCRNKCMFCFIDQLPEGMRETLYFKDDDSRLSFLQGNFVTLTNMSEEDINNIIKYRISPINISVHTTNPELRQKMISNKFAGKLYGIMERLADAHIEMNCQIVLCPGINDGKELDRTIKELAQLYPYVNSVAIVPVGITKHRENLVELNIFDDKGASKTIEQIHEMQQKYLEKIGTRFAFLSDEFYILSNSELPEYEEYEGFLQFEDGVGMIRKLKTEIEEYLNTLSEDILKREKKVSIATGHSAYEFIQSMAYAMMDKFKNLQVNVYEIKNKFFGETITVSGLLTAKDLKEQLENKELGEALYITRSMLKADDEIFLDNIELNQLEELMKIKIIPCLNEGKDFVDKILK